One part of the Phaenicophaeus curvirostris isolate KB17595 unplaced genomic scaffold, BPBGC_Pcur_1.0 scaffold_299, whole genome shotgun sequence genome encodes these proteins:
- the SSR4 gene encoding translocon-associated protein subunit delta yields MAAPALRAALLLVAALSGGCGTPLPPCSGEPCPEPTIVPSYYTTSDAVIASESVFVVEISLACRNGAQNVALYADVNGKQFPVTRGQDVGRYQVSWSLEHRNAHSGTYEVKFFDEESYSALRKAQRNNEGRFAVSGLFSPSASTHRGAWTGPWVSTEVVAAAIGLVVYYLAFSTKSGIQA; encoded by the exons ATGGCGGCGCCGGCGCTGAGGGCGGCGCTGCTGCTGGTGGCGGCTCTGAGCGGGGGCTGCGG caccccGTTACCCCCCTGTTCAGGCGAGCCGTGCCCCGAACCCACCATCGTCCCCTCTTACTACACCACGTCGGACGCCGTCATCGCCTCCGAGAGCGTCTTTGTCGTGGAGATCTCGCTCGCCTGCCGCAACGGCGCCCAG AACGTGGCTCTCTACGCTGACGTCAACGGGAAACAGTTCCCAGTGACCCGCGGGCAGGACGTGGGGCGCTACCAG GTCTCGTGGAGCCTCGAGCACCGCAACGCCCACTCGGGCACCTACGAGGTGAAATTCTTCGACGAGGAGTCCTACAGCGCCCTGCGCAAG GCTCAGCGAAACAACGAGGGACGTTTCGCGGTATCCGGCCTCTTTTCACCGTCAGCGTCGACCCACCGG GGCGCCTGGACGGGGCCGTGGGTGTCGACCGAGGTCGTGGCGGCCGCGATCGGCCTCGTCGTTTACTACTTGGCCTTCAGCACCAAGAGTGGGATCCAGGCCTAG